A region from the Spiroplasma taiwanense CT-1 genome encodes:
- the gmk gene encoding guanylate kinase, producing MIKKGKIIILSGPSGVGKGTINKELAQDKSLNLVQSISMTTRHPRPGEVDGVNYFFVSKEVFNDAIQHNELIEHAEFIGNFYGTPRKVVYDKIEKGENVILEIEVIGATQVLKKEKSENLISIFLMPPSLKSLEQRLRKRGTEKEDIIKQRLDKALLEIPLKHKYQYVIEIDSVDNAVAKVKEVLLKEGTLEKDPMTSKFEKLKKDVFRIIGEQYHFFVQNWKENVIKVGETEIDKDFDFKKYLVDLLTNKIYSHVLASEQLSVLEDSEFVNSILEHFMIDVNFFSIEQDHFNK from the coding sequence ATGATTAAAAAAGGCAAAATTATTATTTTATCTGGACCTTCAGGTGTTGGTAAGGGAACAATTAATAAAGAATTGGCTCAAGATAAAAGTTTAAATCTTGTACAGTCTATCTCAATGACAACAAGACATCCAAGACCAGGAGAAGTTGATGGTGTAAATTATTTCTTTGTAAGTAAAGAAGTTTTTAATGATGCAATACAACATAATGAATTAATTGAACATGCTGAATTTATTGGTAATTTTTATGGAACCCCAAGAAAAGTTGTTTATGACAAAATTGAAAAGGGTGAAAATGTTATTTTAGAAATTGAAGTTATTGGAGCAACTCAAGTTTTAAAAAAAGAAAAATCTGAAAATTTAATTTCAATTTTTTTAATGCCCCCAAGTTTAAAATCATTGGAACAAAGATTAAGAAAACGTGGTACAGAAAAAGAAGACATTATTAAACAAAGACTAGATAAAGCATTATTAGAAATTCCATTAAAGCACAAATATCAATATGTTATTGAAATTGATAGTGTTGATAACGCTGTTGCAAAAGTTAAAGAAGTTTTACTAAAAGAAGGAACTTTAGAAAAAGATCCAATGACAAGTAAATTTGAAAAACTTAAAAAAGATGTTTTTAGAATTATAGGTGAACAATATCATTTTTTTGTGCAAAATTGAAAAGAAAATGTTATTAAAGTTGGAGAAACTGAAATTGACAAAGATTTTGATTTTAAAAAATATTTAGTAGATCTTTTGACTAATAAAATTTATTCTCACGTTTTAGCAAGTGAGCAATTATCAGTTTTAGAAGATAGTGAATTTGTAAATTCAATTTTGGAACATTTTATGATTGATGTTAATTTCTTCAGTATTGAACAAGATCATTTTAATAAATAA
- the rsmD gene encoding 16S rRNA (guanine(966)-N(2))-methyltransferase RsmD, whose amino-acid sequence MKKRTGIENMKIISGKYRGRKLVSLEGMNTRPTTARVKEDMFNILDNYFIYENKVCLDLFGGSGALSIEALSRGIKFAYINDHFKPALKIIEQNLKGIDKQNYELLNYDYKKVLKWFKNTNKKMDLIFFDPPFAKVEYYYDFFNYIYENRLLNNYGILIMESESNLDLSKLDFLKNLKYKNYKNKHLYLLRLEKENIYD is encoded by the coding sequence ATGAAAAAAAGAACAGGAATTGAAAATATGAAAATTATTAGTGGGAAATATAGGGGAAGAAAACTTGTTTCGTTAGAGGGAATGAATACAAGACCAACAACTGCAAGAGTTAAAGAAGATATGTTTAATATACTAGATAATTATTTTATTTATGAAAATAAAGTTTGTTTAGATTTATTTGGAGGAAGTGGAGCATTATCAATTGAGGCATTATCCAGAGGAATAAAATTTGCATATATTAATGATCACTTTAAACCAGCACTAAAAATAATTGAACAAAACTTAAAAGGGATTGATAAACAAAATTATGAATTATTAAATTATGATTATAAAAAAGTATTGAAATGATTTAAAAATACAAATAAAAAAATGGATTTAATTTTTTTTGATCCACCATTTGCAAAAGTTGAGTATTATTATGATTTTTTTAATTATATTTATGAAAATAGATTACTTAACAATTATGGTATATTAATAATGGAATCTGAATCAAATCTTGATTTATCTAAATTGGATTTTTTGAAAAACTTAAAATATAAAAATTATAAAAATAAACATTTATATCTACTAAGATTGGAAAAGGAAAATATTTATGATTAA